From the Rhodococcus sp. NBC_00297 genome, one window contains:
- a CDS encoding Na+/H+ antiporter, which translates to MDGWLLLLVIVGAVVIAGFAKRLDLQVPLVLVAVGSVASFVPGLPRPALEPELLLGVILPPLLYSTALNFSFRSFAHNFRSIVRLGVGLVVITTVSVGYFSYWLVPELTLGAALVLGAVVAPPDAVAAVAVGRKLGLPARMMAILTGESLVNDAAALTLFTITVASVTGSRVGIDSPLLFFVYEVVGGVAVGYVLSRLVRFVRSRMADSALETVLGILVPFTAYLAAEQIHASGVLAVVTAGFVLGSARSGDAIPTRIQERHVWPTLDLLLETFVFAYMGLQLKFVIDDISREGLPVHHIFLYGLLVLALVMAVRPVMLFAGSALRRVYHRARSTEDAELTWRQNVVLSWAGMRGVVTLAAAAGVPFTTLAGDDFPGRGVIQAIAFTVAVGTLLIQGVTLPLVIRRLDISDPDEARHLDEQRALARQIARRAVEESLDEAMTKVEGTEAAEVVDRVRRVMLGRLRTEQDEDDQERAARARSSGAVFDRWRRTALRRQREALLAARDAGDLDDEVLAAVLDGLDIEQAATETRLQRFMAERGRE; encoded by the coding sequence ATGGACGGGTGGCTCCTGCTTCTGGTGATCGTCGGGGCCGTCGTCATCGCCGGCTTCGCCAAGCGCCTCGATCTGCAGGTGCCCCTCGTTCTCGTCGCCGTCGGGTCGGTCGCCTCGTTCGTCCCCGGGCTGCCGCGTCCCGCTCTCGAACCCGAACTCCTTCTGGGCGTGATCCTTCCGCCCCTGCTGTACTCGACAGCGTTGAACTTCTCGTTCCGCTCCTTCGCGCACAACTTCCGCTCCATCGTCCGGCTCGGCGTCGGTCTCGTCGTCATCACGACCGTCTCGGTGGGGTACTTCTCGTACTGGCTCGTCCCGGAGCTGACACTGGGCGCCGCCCTGGTCCTCGGCGCCGTGGTCGCGCCGCCCGACGCCGTCGCCGCGGTAGCAGTGGGGCGCAAGCTGGGTCTGCCCGCGCGCATGATGGCGATCCTCACCGGCGAATCACTCGTCAACGACGCGGCGGCGCTGACCCTGTTCACCATCACCGTCGCCTCCGTGACGGGAAGCCGGGTCGGCATCGACTCGCCGCTGCTGTTCTTCGTCTACGAGGTCGTGGGCGGCGTCGCCGTGGGATACGTGCTCAGCCGACTCGTGCGCTTCGTCCGCAGCCGCATGGCGGACAGCGCGCTGGAGACCGTACTGGGCATCCTCGTTCCCTTCACCGCCTACCTCGCCGCGGAGCAGATCCACGCCTCGGGTGTGCTCGCCGTCGTCACCGCCGGATTCGTGCTCGGTTCGGCGCGCAGCGGCGACGCGATCCCGACGCGCATCCAGGAGCGGCACGTCTGGCCGACGCTCGATCTGCTCCTCGAGACCTTCGTCTTCGCCTACATGGGCCTGCAGCTCAAGTTCGTCATCGACGACATCAGCCGCGAGGGGCTGCCCGTCCACCACATCTTCCTGTACGGACTGCTGGTCCTCGCGCTCGTCATGGCGGTGCGTCCGGTGATGCTGTTCGCCGGCTCGGCGCTGCGACGCGTCTACCACCGGGCTCGATCGACCGAGGACGCGGAACTGACCTGGCGCCAGAACGTCGTCCTGTCCTGGGCCGGGATGCGCGGAGTGGTGACCCTCGCGGCGGCCGCCGGTGTCCCCTTCACCACCCTCGCGGGGGACGACTTCCCGGGGCGTGGAGTCATCCAGGCCATCGCCTTCACCGTGGCCGTCGGAACCCTGCTGATCCAGGGGGTGACATTGCCGCTGGTGATCCGACGGCTGGACATCTCCGACCCGGACGAGGCCCGGCATCTCGACGAGCAGCGCGCACTCGCTCGGCAGATCGCCCGCCGTGCGGTCGAGGAGTCGCTCGACGAGGCGATGACGAAGGTCGAGGGAACCGAGGCCGCCGAGGTCGTCGATCGGGTGCGCCGCGTGATGCTGGGCCGACTCCGCACGGAGCAGGACGAGGACGATCAGGAGAGGGCCGCGCGGGCGCGGTCCTCCGGCGCGGTGTTCGATCGGTGGCGGCGCACCGCACTGCGGCGACAGCGCGAGGCGTTGCTCGCCGCACGCGACGCGGGGGACCTCGACGACGAGGTTCTCGCCGCGGTTCTGGACGGGCTCGACATCGAGCAGGCCGCCACCGAGACACGGTTGCAGCGATTCATGGCGGAAAGAGGGCGAGAGTGA
- a CDS encoding LytR/AlgR family response regulator transcription factor — protein sequence MSPTHATEATTPPAADRPLRLLAVDDERPALDELVYLLRRHPAVGSVEGASDATTALRILRDAPVDGVFLDIDMPGLDGMELAGVLSNFASPPAVVFVTAHDDRAVAAFEIGAVDYLLKPIRDQRLSDAVRRVVDKRSGAVPGPAGRSDQDDVIPVELGGVTTMVPRSTVVWVEAEGDYARLHTTTGTHLVRIALSTLESRWADHGFLRVHRSYLVSVGQVGGTRTVGSGLVVCLRGTGACPPVELPVSRRHTRELRDRLVRGPRAALAGQHRS from the coding sequence ATGAGCCCCACCCATGCCACCGAGGCGACCACGCCCCCCGCTGCCGACCGGCCCCTGCGGCTGCTCGCCGTGGACGACGAGCGGCCGGCCCTGGACGAACTCGTCTACCTGCTGCGCCGCCACCCGGCGGTCGGATCGGTCGAGGGAGCGAGCGACGCCACCACGGCGCTGCGCATCCTGCGCGACGCGCCGGTCGACGGTGTCTTTCTCGACATCGACATGCCCGGACTCGACGGCATGGAACTGGCCGGAGTGCTGAGCAACTTCGCCTCACCGCCGGCGGTCGTCTTCGTGACGGCCCACGACGATCGCGCCGTCGCCGCCTTCGAGATCGGGGCCGTCGACTACCTCCTCAAGCCGATCCGTGACCAGCGCCTGTCCGACGCTGTCCGCCGCGTCGTCGACAAGAGGTCCGGCGCGGTACCGGGTCCCGCGGGGCGCAGCGACCAGGACGACGTGATCCCGGTGGAGCTCGGCGGTGTGACGACGATGGTGCCGCGATCCACCGTCGTCTGGGTGGAGGCCGAGGGCGACTACGCCCGGCTGCACACGACGACCGGCACCCACCTGGTGCGGATCGCCCTCTCGACGCTGGAGTCCCGCTGGGCCGACCACGGATTCCTGCGCGTCCATCGGTCGTACCTCGTGTCCGTCGGCCAGGTCGGGGGGACCCGCACCGTCGGGTCCGGACTGGTGGTCTGCCTGCGCGGCACGGGTGCCTGCCCACCCGTCGAGCTCCCGGTGAGCCGTCGCCACACCCGCGAACTCCGCGATCGGCTCGTCCGCGGCCCACGAGCGGCACTCGCCGGACAGCACCGTTCCTGA
- a CDS encoding sensor histidine kinase: MAAVVAGAVVVITRRGTRPLTTPTERAVHAALHTASLAARPLRRGLDAASASEAAPHLRTLTGAAAVVLAGPDGTVLGHDGPVDGTLDEFPVVARRAVDTERRVLLRTAATADAPARSVVVQPVLTEGAGVVCVLGVVTLEEPGPGLLGACTEVARYVGEQVELAELDASRARLDRAEVRALRAQISPHFIYNALTTIASFVRTDPDRARELVLEFADFTRYSFRTAGEFTVLSDELRNIDRYLTLERARFGDSLDVTVQIAPEVLGVVLPFLALQPLVENAVRHGVAGRGRGRITVIAADAGTDAAISIEDDGVGMDPELLRSGDLGSEEGVHVGLANVDDRLRAAFGNDYGLVVETAPDAGTKVSMRIPKFRAGIRP, encoded by the coding sequence ATGGCCGCGGTCGTCGCCGGTGCGGTCGTCGTCATCACGCGCCGGGGGACGCGCCCGCTGACCACGCCCACCGAACGCGCGGTGCACGCCGCGCTGCACACCGCATCGCTCGCGGCACGCCCGTTGCGGCGGGGCCTCGACGCCGCGTCCGCGTCGGAGGCGGCGCCGCACCTGCGCACACTGACCGGCGCCGCCGCCGTCGTCCTGGCGGGACCGGACGGGACGGTGTTGGGCCACGACGGTCCCGTCGACGGGACCCTGGACGAGTTCCCCGTGGTCGCCCGCCGTGCCGTCGACACCGAGCGTCGGGTGCTGCTGCGCACCGCCGCGACCGCGGACGCCCCGGCACGCTCGGTGGTGGTGCAGCCGGTCCTCACCGAGGGCGCCGGCGTGGTCTGCGTGCTGGGCGTGGTCACGCTGGAGGAACCCGGTCCCGGTCTGCTCGGGGCCTGCACCGAGGTCGCGCGGTACGTCGGCGAGCAGGTCGAGCTGGCCGAACTCGACGCGAGCAGAGCACGCCTCGACCGGGCCGAGGTCCGGGCGCTGCGCGCCCAGATCAGCCCGCACTTCATCTACAACGCCCTGACGACCATCGCGTCGTTCGTGCGGACCGATCCCGATCGTGCGCGCGAGCTGGTCCTCGAGTTCGCCGACTTCACGCGCTACTCGTTCCGCACGGCGGGGGAGTTCACGGTGCTCTCCGACGAGCTCCGCAACATCGACCGGTACCTCACGCTCGAGCGCGCGCGTTTCGGTGACTCCCTCGACGTGACGGTGCAGATCGCTCCCGAGGTGCTGGGAGTGGTGTTGCCGTTCCTGGCGCTGCAGCCCCTCGTCGAGAACGCGGTGCGCCACGGCGTCGCAGGCCGGGGCCGCGGCCGTATCACCGTGATCGCGGCGGACGCGGGTACGGACGCGGCCATCAGCATCGAGGACGACGGTGTCGGCATGGATCCGGAACTGCTGCGCTCCGGCGACCTGGGATCGGAGGAGGGGGTGCACGTCGGACTCGCCAACGTCGACGACCGGTTGCGCGCCGCCTTCGGCAACGACTACGGCCTGGTGGTGGAGACCGCGCCGGACGCCGGCACCAAGGTGAGTATGCGGATCCCGAAATTTCGGGCAGGCATCCGGCCCTGA
- a CDS encoding antitoxin has product MALVDNLKKLIGQGKKAAAQNSDKIEKAVDKAADFADKKTQGKYADKIDKVQDAAKKAIPEK; this is encoded by the coding sequence ATGGCACTCGTGGACAACCTCAAGAAGCTGATCGGCCAGGGCAAGAAGGCCGCCGCTCAGAACAGTGACAAGATCGAGAAGGCCGTGGACAAGGCAGCGGACTTCGCCGACAAGAAGACGCAGGGCAAGTACGCCGACAAGATCGACAAGGTCCAGGACGCCGCCAAGAAGGCGATCCCCGAGAAGTAG
- a CDS encoding lipase family protein, with amino-acid sequence MLMLSGCASSDPAPTPGNDATTDAAPRSPAPTGDERGSLVADVLLGQVDQAVTNLGATAHRITYRSTSGVDAGGVDVTGTVFVPAGAPPEGGWPVVSVGHGTTGVTDECAPSLYPNLLGSIGLVTPMLERGAVVAVTDYEGLGTDDPHPYLNAPSAGHDIIDAVRAARNVAPGSGTRWAALGVSQGGQATWAAAEMAAEYGDGLEFLGSANLSPAADISPIAPESGLGQLTLPQKAIMPFVVEGFLVDHPEYTDADFLSGGLLENKDVLLACTGPLAAGKLTAAGSIGPDDVRPSSPEAYAAIREWLSDNALPQGRAAAPMMVLVGSRDDLILPQWTEDASRRACAQGDVIDYRVRADQGHADSAANIEGIDWITQRFEGTGQPTNTCDQVP; translated from the coding sequence ATGCTGATGCTGTCGGGATGTGCGTCGTCGGATCCCGCGCCCACCCCGGGGAACGACGCGACCACTGACGCGGCACCCCGCTCTCCCGCCCCCACGGGCGACGAGCGCGGCTCGCTGGTCGCCGACGTGCTCCTCGGTCAGGTCGACCAGGCGGTCACCAACCTCGGCGCCACGGCGCACCGCATCACGTACCGCTCGACGTCCGGGGTGGACGCCGGCGGTGTCGACGTCACGGGCACGGTGTTCGTCCCGGCCGGCGCACCGCCCGAGGGGGGATGGCCGGTCGTGTCCGTCGGGCACGGCACGACGGGTGTGACCGACGAGTGCGCACCGTCCCTCTATCCCAATCTGCTCGGCTCCATCGGCCTGGTCACGCCGATGCTCGAACGCGGCGCCGTCGTCGCGGTGACGGACTACGAGGGCCTGGGAACCGACGATCCGCATCCGTACCTGAACGCCCCGTCGGCCGGCCACGACATCATCGACGCTGTCCGCGCAGCGCGGAACGTGGCGCCCGGTAGCGGGACTCGCTGGGCGGCGCTGGGCGTGTCGCAGGGTGGGCAGGCCACCTGGGCCGCCGCCGAGATGGCCGCGGAGTACGGCGACGGCCTCGAGTTCCTGGGATCGGCCAACCTGTCCCCGGCCGCGGACATCAGCCCGATCGCCCCGGAGTCCGGACTGGGGCAGCTCACGTTGCCCCAGAAGGCGATCATGCCGTTCGTCGTCGAGGGCTTCCTCGTGGACCATCCGGAGTACACCGACGCTGACTTCCTCAGCGGCGGACTGCTGGAGAACAAGGACGTCCTGTTGGCCTGCACGGGACCCCTGGCCGCCGGCAAGTTGACAGCCGCGGGATCCATCGGACCGGACGACGTGCGCCCCAGCTCGCCGGAAGCGTACGCCGCCATTCGAGAGTGGTTGTCGGACAACGCCCTACCGCAGGGGCGGGCCGCGGCGCCGATGATGGTGCTGGTCGGTTCGCGAGACGATCTCATCCTGCCGCAGTGGACCGAGGACGCGTCCCGCCGAGCGTGCGCGCAGGGCGACGTCATCGACTACCGGGTCCGGGCGGACCAGGGCCACGCCGACTCGGCCGCCAACATCGAGGGCATCGACTGGATCACCCAGCGGTTCGAGGGAACCGGACAACCGACGAACACGTGTGACCAGGTGCCGTGA